Sequence from the Malaciobacter pacificus genome:
GATGTAAACTCTATTTGGTCTCCAATGCCTTATTTTACAGCATATTTTCAAATTTCAGATAGAATGTTTGAGCCAGGTATTAGAATGGTAACAATTTTGAAGAATAATAAAGAATATATTTGCTTAGAAGACAAAAAAACTTGTGTAAAAAAACAAAATTAGTAATATATAACTATATCTTATAATTTCTATATAAATAAAAGTAATATTTAAGATATATTCATATATAATTGTGTATGTAGATTCACTAGCTCTCTCCATTTTACAAATTAAGAATTTGTAAATGAATCTACATTTTATCCACAATATAGTTCATTATCTACATTGAATAACAAAAATTGATTCTTTCATCTTTTTTATAGCAACACTTTAGTAATATAAGTCAAAAATTTGAACAATAATTAAAAAAGTATGAAAAGGAATAAGATTGAAAAAGAAAAATCATATTAAAAAGATATCTAATTATGCTATGGTTGGTGGATTAGGAGCTATTTTAGTAACTGGATTAGTGGGTTGTGGTGACTCAAGCAACAATAATCAACAACAAGGGCAAAGTGATGCTTTTAGCCAAGCTAGTCAAAAACAAGGCGCATTTGTTGTTGTTGAAGAATCTGCAAGTGGTCAATATAAAATTGCAGATGAATTCCCTGCTTCTAAAACTACTATCGTATTAAGAAAGCCAGATGGAACAGAGAGAATTTTAACACAAGAAGAAATTGATAAACTAGTAAAAGAAGAAGAAGCAAAAATTGACAATGGAACTTCTGCATTAACAAATCCTGAAATGTCAAATGGAGGAATGGGACTTGGTGGAGTATTGCTATCTTCAATTGCAGGTGCTATGATTGGATCTTGGTTAGGTAATAAATTATTCAACAATCAAAACTATCAAAATCAAAGAAAAGCACAGTATAAATCTCCTCAAACTTATAGTAGATCACAAAGTTCATTTAATAACACTAATAAAAGTAGCACTACAAAATCATCATCTTCAAAAAGTAGTGGATTCTTTGGAAATAAATCAAGTTCAAGTTCATCTAAAAGTTCATTTGGTTCTTCTAGATCTTTTGGAGGGTGATATAAATGAAATTAGAAAAATTAAACCCTCTAACACCTGAATACTTAGAATCTATTGGATTTGTATGGCATACAGATAATGATAATACATCTTATGTAGCAGATGAAATAGTAGAAATTACTGAAGATGAAGCTAATGCATATTATGAGGCTTGTAATGAGTTATATGATATGTTTTGTGAAGCTGGTGAGTATGTAATTGAAAATGACTTATTCCATGAAATAAATATACCATTTAATTTAGTTGATTTAATAAAAGAGTCATGGGAAAATGATGTTCATTGGCATTTATATTCAAGATTTGATTTAGCAGGTGGTATTGATGGTAAACCTATTAAACTAATTGAGTTTAACGCAGATACTCCAACTGCATTGTTTGAAACAGCAGTTATTCAATGGGCTATGTTAAAAGCAAATGGATTAGATGAAGCAAGTCAATTTAATAATATGTTTGAAGCTTTAAAGGATAACTTTAAAAGAATTATTACCCTTGATAGTCATATTGAAAAGTTTGAAGAGTATTATAAAGACTTGGGGTGGAAGATATTATTTTCTTCTATTAGTGGTTCAAGTGAAGATGAAAACACAACTAAACTTTTACAACATATTGCTAGTGAAGCTGGATTTAACACTGATTTTGAATTTATGGATAGAGTTCAATTTAATGATGAAGGGATTTTTAAAGAGGATGAATTATTTGAATTTTGGTTTAAATTAGTTCCTTGGGAAGATATAGGTATTGAAGAGAGTGAATTAGCTTTAATCTTAACTGATATTATTAAAGAAAAAAAAGCAATTATATTTAATCCTGCATATACTTTAATGTTCCAATCAAAAGGTTTTATGAAAATTCTTTGGGATTTATATCCAAATCATCCATTATTATTAGAGACTTCATTTGAACCATTAGAGAATAAAAAACAAGTTGAGAAAAGATGTTTTGGTAGAGAAGGTGCTAATACAAAAATCATTAATGAAGATGGAAGTATTGATGTTGAAACAGCAGGTGAATATGAAGGTCACAAAGCTATTTATCAAGAGTATGTAGAACTACCAACTGATAGTGAAGGTAACTCATATCAAGCAGGAGTATTTTTTGCTTACGAAGCTTGTGGATTAGGATTTAGAAGGGGTGAGAAGATTTTAAATAACATGTCTAAATTTGTAGGACATATTATAAAATAAATAAGAGTTTATACTCTTATTTAACCCTTTGACCTCTTCCAAAAATCAAATATAAAATTGCACCAAGAACAGGTAAACATAGTAATACAATAATCCAGATAATTTTATTATAACCTGTAAATTCATGTCTTAAAATATCAATAATCACATAAATAAAAAGTATGAATCCAAATAAACCAAAAATTAAAACAAATAAACCACCAATTAACTCCATTAGTTCTCCTTAAAATCTTTTAAGTACTCTTCTAATAAAGAAAAATCTACATTATTGAATTTAATATTCAAATCCATTAAATATATATTTTCAATATTAAATCTATCTAACTTAACCATATCTTTTGCTGTTGTTACAAAACTATAATCTTTATACTTTTTCGTAACTTCTATTATCTCTTCTTTTGTAAAATTATGGTGATCAGGAAAACTCTCCATAATAGTATTTTTTGGCAAAAATTCTAATAATCTTTTTGGCTTAGAAATAGCTGTTAGTAAAACAATTTTTTCAGGTAGTTTTTCAATAATTTTATTATCTTTTTTAAAAGTAATTATTCTTTTAAAATCCCTATCTTCTTTTAATTCAATATCAGCTTGAGCATAAAAACCTTTTGGTTCTCTATATCCTCCACTTGGTAAACATAAGATATTTTCAGGCTCTTTTTTTGGTCTTAAAAGAATATTAAATTTTGCAATATGATATTTTGAAAATCCATCATCTAAAAATACTATTTTACAACCTAACTCTTTAGCTTTTAAAATAGCTTTTACTCTATCTTCACTAACAATTATTGTGCTATTTGGCAAAGCTTGTGCTAATAACATCGCTTCATCACCACTAGTAGTTACATCTTCCAATATTTTTCCATTTTGTGATACGACATATAATCCTTTGGATTGCCTTCCATAACCTCTTAAAATTACACAAGAGTTTTCATATTTTGAAGCAAGTGCAATAGTTACAGGAGTTTTACCACTACCACCAACTATTATATTTCCAACAGAAATTACTGGTATTCCAAAATGAATTTGTTTTGCCATAGCTCTTTTGGTTAGAATTATTAGCATATAAATAAAAGTAAGTGGAACTAGAAAAAATGATATTAATTTTTGAAAAGCATTTGGAAAGAAGAGATAATCTTCTATCCATAAGTGAAATTTTGAGTTCACTTTAGTTTATATCCATTCAGAAGAGACTTCAATAATTTGATCACACACATAGTTTACTTCCTCATCAGTTAAACTAGCATAGATAGGAAGTGATAATATTTGCTGATAATTATTTAAAGCATTTGGAAATGCTGTAATTTTTATGGAATATTTTGTTTTATAATATGATAAAAGATGTAATGGAATATAATTAAGCCCTGTTGCAACGCCTCTTTCTTTTAATGCTCTTGCAAAAGCATCTCTATTTCTTGATACTTTGATTATAAATTGTGTAAATACATTCTCTTCAATATGAGGAGGAATTTCAATATGTTTTACATCTTTTAATCTTTTTGTATAAATAGCAGCAACTTCTTTTCTTCTTTTTACAAATTTATCAGTTTTATTTAATTGAGCAAGTGCATATGCTGCATCAAGCTCCGATAAATCATATTTATGACCTATATCAACTACATCATATACGTAATCTAAGTTTCCATAACTATCATATGTAGTTGTAAGTGCGTGAGTTCTAAGCAGTTTTGCTCTTGCAGCAATTTCATCATTATTTGTTACAATAATTCCTGATCTTGAAATTGCATATTTAGAATTTGATGGGTTTGTTGAAAAAATAGTCATATCTGCTCTTAGATTTCCAACCATTTTGCCTTTGTATTTAGCTCCTAAACTTGATCTACAATCTTCAATCAAGATTATTCCATATTTTTCAACAATATCATATAATCTGTCTAAATCAGGTGTTTGTCCCCCTACAAAAGTGATAATTGCACCTCTAAGTTTTTTTGAACTATTCTCTTTTAGAACTTGTTCGAATTTATCTAAATCGATATTCATGTCATCCAAGTTAATATCAACAAAAATAGGTTCTGCATCAAAATGTCTTACACACTCAGGTAAGTTAACAAAAGAGTTAACAGACATTAAGATTTTATCTCCTCTTTTTAATTTTATAGCACTTAGTGCTAAATGAATAGCAGCAGTTGAAGTAGCAGTAGCAACTGCATGGTTTGCACCTATGAACTTTTGCATGCTCTCTTCAAATTCAATTACTTTAGATAAATCATCTTTTGAATCAAGTACCATTCTTAATTGGCTTAATTCTTCATTATCAACTGAGGCTCTAAATATTGGTATATTTTTTGTCATATGTTAATTCCATTTAATATTTGCAATTGTAGGTAATTTACCTTTAAATGCATTTGCTTTAATTCTGTAAGTTAATAAATCTATTAGTTCTTCTTCAAATCCTAAAGCTAACAATTCATCTTTAGATTTACCGTTATCAACCATCTGTTTTAATACATCATCCATATGTTTATAAGAATATCCAAGTTCTTCTTCATCACTTTGACCTTCCCATAAGTCAGCACTTGGTGGTTTAGATAAAATCGATTCAGGAACACCTAACGTTCTTGCGAAATCAAACTCATCACTTTTGTACATTTCACCAATTGGATTTATGGCACAAGCAATATCTCCAAAAATAGTTCCATACCCAAGTAGTAATTCACTCTTATTTGAAGTTCCAACTACAATAGATTTTTCTCTAGATGATACATCATAAAGTACAGACATTCTCATTCTTGCACTAAAGTTACCAATTCTAAGTTTATCTTCATCCATATTCTCAATATAGGCACTAACCATTGGTTCAATTGGAATAATTTCATATTTTATATCAAATTTTTCACATACCTCAATTGCATGTTCTGTTGAACTTAAAGATGAGAATTGTGATGGCATTAAAACACAGTTTAAATTGTCTCCAAATGCCTCTTTACATAATACTGCCACAACTGCAGAATCAAGCCCACCTGAAAGACCAACAGTAACTTTTTCATGACCAGTTTTTTTAACTTCTTCTTTTAAAAATATAATTAGTTGATTCTTTATATCTTCCCAATTTATCACGTTTTATCCTTTTGTGTAGTTATTATATCTCATCTTTTTTTGTTTTTTCATAAATTTCATCTAAGAAATTAGAATTAGTTTCAATAATATTGTTTCTTTTAAGTTTTAATTTATTTTTAATATCAATTAGTTCATCAATATCGAAGTACTCTAAATAATTTGGATTTATTTCAATCGTTTCTTCAGGATTTATTTTTATTAACTCTTTTATTTCTTCTATTAATTGTTTTTTCATTAATTCTCTTTGTTAAACTTGTCTAAAATTTCAGTTAAATACAATTCCATTTTTTCAACACCAATATCATCTTGGGCACACCTACAAGACTTACAACAAGTCCCAGCATCTGTAATTTTCCCTAAATCCTCTAATGTTTTTGCATTTTTTTCTTTTATTGCATAAATTATCTCACCAAGTGTAACATGTTTACAAGTACAAACTTCGTAAGAGTGTGGAAAATTTCTAGCCATTTAATTCCTTTTTATATTCATTTAAAATATCTTTACAATAAATCTTCTTTTTCATTTTACCAAAATCACCTTCTGGAAAAATACAATGTCTACACTCAGTTCCTGCAGTTGTAAGCTCTTGTATTGCACTTAAAGTCATTGCATTTTTTTCTAGAATACTATTTTTTATATCTTTTATAGTTACTTTTTTACAATTGCAAACTTCATAATTATCTTCAAATTCTAACAATTTTTATAAACCTTTCTCTTTTTTTATTAATTCATAAGCTTCATTAATCTCTTGAAGTTTCTTAGTTGCTTCATCAATAATACTTTGACTAGCTCCCTGCCCTGAAATAATATCTGGATGATGTTTTTTTACTAAACTTCTATATTTTTTCTTTAAAGTTGCTGCATCATCATTTGGGCTTGCTTCTAATACTTCATAAGCTTTTTCTAAATTTAAAGCTTTATTTGATGCTTGTTGAGCATAAAATGCTATAAAATTATTAACAATGTTATCAAAATCAGTTTGCTTAATTTTTAGTGCATTTGAAATATCTTCACAAATCATTTTTTCAGCATCTGAAAACTCTTTATCAATAAATGCTAAATTTAATAGATATTCTAAAATTTTTACTCTTTTTGCATAATCAAATTTTGTTAAAGAGTGAAGTTTATTACATACATCAATAGTATTATCAAAACTTTTTTTCTCATTTATATAAAGCTCTTTTAATCTATCTCTAATCTCTTCACTATTTTCAAAATGGCTTGAGATATCATTAAAAGTATGTTTTAAAAGTTCTGCTTCAAGTTCACAAACTTGACCATCAGCTTTTGCAACTTTTGCCATTAAAGCAACTAACAAACCTGCTTCATGATTCATTAAATCACCATCAAACTTCTCTTTAACTTTTAAATTAATATTTTTAAATCTTTCTGTTTTGTAATTTCTTGCAATAAAAAATAGTATAACTCCTATTACAAGTAGAACTATTAATTTCATCTTTTCCCTTATTGATTAGATTATAATTTTGTTAGATTTTAACAAAATTTAGGTAAAATCTTATCTTTTAAATAGATATTGGAGATGTATATGTTTGGAATGGGCTTTATGGAAATCCTACTAATCGCAGTGATTGCAATTATTGCTTTAGGACCTGATAAACTACCAACAGCAATGGTTGAAGTTGCTAAATTTATCAAAAAATTTAAATCAGGACTTGATGATGCTAAGAATACTTTAGATAGTGAATTAAATGTTAGTGAAATGAAAGACCAAGCAAATAAATTCAAAGCTCAAATTGAAGATATGAAAACATCTGTTTCAAGTGAAACAAAAGTTGATTTAGGTTTAAATGATATTATAAATGATGAACCAAGGCAAGATCATGTAACTAGTGTAAATGCTACTTATGCAGAAAATGATCAGGTTGAAAAACTAAAAGAAGAGAAGAAAAAAGCTGAAAAAGTTTCATTTAAAAAGAATAAAAAAGCTAAAGAAACTGTAGAAATAACAAATAATGAAAGTGATAAATTTAAAGTTAAATTTGATGAAGAAAAAAAAGAGGATAATGCTTAATGTTTGAAGATTTAAAACCCCATATTGCAGACCTTAGAAAAAGGCTTATGGTTTCAGCAGGATGCTTAATAGTTATGTTCTTTGCATGTTTTTTCTTTTATGAACCAATTTTAGGCTGGATGATGGTACCTGTTGAGGCAGTACTTCCTCCAAACTCTCAAATGGTTGCAGTTGAGATTCAAGAGACATTCTTCACTGCACTTAAAGTTGCATTTTTTTCTGGATTTATTGTTTCATTACCAGTGATCTTTTGGCAAATGTGGCTGTTTTTAGCACCTGGATTATATGAACATGAGAAGAAATTAGTAGTTCCATTTGTATTTTTTGCAACACTAATGTTTTTAGTTGGTGCATCTTTTGCTTACTATATAGTTGT
This genomic interval carries:
- a CDS encoding tetraacyldisaccharide 4'-kinase; this encodes MNSKFHLWIEDYLFFPNAFQKLISFFLVPLTFIYMLIILTKRAMAKQIHFGIPVISVGNIIVGGSGKTPVTIALASKYENSCVILRGYGRQSKGLYVVSQNGKILEDVTTSGDEAMLLAQALPNSTIIVSEDRVKAILKAKELGCKIVFLDDGFSKYHIAKFNILLRPKKEPENILCLPSGGYREPKGFYAQADIELKEDRDFKRIITFKKDNKIIEKLPEKIVLLTAISKPKRLLEFLPKNTIMESFPDHHNFTKEEIIEVTKKYKDYSFVTTAKDMVKLDRFNIENIYLMDLNIKFNNVDFSLLEEYLKDFKEN
- the tatB gene encoding Sec-independent protein translocase protein TatB → MEILLIAVIAIIALGPDKLPTAMVEVAKFIKKFKSGLDDAKNTLDSELNVSEMKDQANKFKAQIEDMKTSVSSETKVDLGLNDIINDEPRQDHVTSVNATYAENDQVEKLKEEKKKAEKVSFKKNKKAKETVEITNNESDKFKVKFDEEKKEDNA
- a CDS encoding UPF0323 family lipoprotein, giving the protein MKKKNHIKKISNYAMVGGLGAILVTGLVGCGDSSNNNQQQGQSDAFSQASQKQGAFVVVEESASGQYKIADEFPASKTTIVLRKPDGTERILTQEEIDKLVKEEEAKIDNGTSALTNPEMSNGGMGLGGVLLSSIAGAMIGSWLGNKLFNNQNYQNQRKAQYKSPQTYSRSQSSFNNTNKSSTTKSSSSKSSGFFGNKSSSSSSKSSFGSSRSFGG
- a CDS encoding PLDc N-terminal domain-containing protein, giving the protein MELIGGLFVLIFGLFGFILFIYVIIDILRHEFTGYNKIIWIIVLLCLPVLGAILYLIFGRGQRVK
- a CDS encoding (2Fe-2S)-binding protein, whose amino-acid sequence is MLEFEDNYEVCNCKKVTIKDIKNSILEKNAMTLSAIQELTTAGTECRHCIFPEGDFGKMKKKIYCKDILNEYKKELNG
- a CDS encoding glutathionylspermidine synthase family protein; the encoded protein is MKLEKLNPLTPEYLESIGFVWHTDNDNTSYVADEIVEITEDEANAYYEACNELYDMFCEAGEYVIENDLFHEINIPFNLVDLIKESWENDVHWHLYSRFDLAGGIDGKPIKLIEFNADTPTALFETAVIQWAMLKANGLDEASQFNNMFEALKDNFKRIITLDSHIEKFEEYYKDLGWKILFSSISGSSEDENTTKLLQHIASEAGFNTDFEFMDRVQFNDEGIFKEDELFEFWFKLVPWEDIGIEESELALILTDIIKEKKAIIFNPAYTLMFQSKGFMKILWDLYPNHPLLLETSFEPLENKKQVEKRCFGREGANTKIINEDGSIDVETAGEYEGHKAIYQEYVELPTDSEGNSYQAGVFFAYEACGLGFRRGEKILNNMSKFVGHIIK
- a CDS encoding NAD+ synthase, which gives rise to MINWEDIKNQLIIFLKEEVKKTGHEKVTVGLSGGLDSAVVAVLCKEAFGDNLNCVLMPSQFSSLSSTEHAIEVCEKFDIKYEIIPIEPMVSAYIENMDEDKLRIGNFSARMRMSVLYDVSSREKSIVVGTSNKSELLLGYGTIFGDIACAINPIGEMYKSDEFDFARTLGVPESILSKPPSADLWEGQSDEEELGYSYKHMDDVLKQMVDNGKSKDELLALGFEEELIDLLTYRIKANAFKGKLPTIANIKWN
- a CDS encoding (2Fe-2S)-binding protein — protein: MARNFPHSYEVCTCKHVTLGEIIYAIKEKNAKTLEDLGKITDAGTCCKSCRCAQDDIGVEKMELYLTEILDKFNKEN
- a CDS encoding TerB family tellurite resistance protein, whose amino-acid sequence is MKLIVLLVIGVILFFIARNYKTERFKNINLKVKEKFDGDLMNHEAGLLVALMAKVAKADGQVCELEAELLKHTFNDISSHFENSEEIRDRLKELYINEKKSFDNTIDVCNKLHSLTKFDYAKRVKILEYLLNLAFIDKEFSDAEKMICEDISNALKIKQTDFDNIVNNFIAFYAQQASNKALNLEKAYEVLEASPNDDAATLKKKYRSLVKKHHPDIISGQGASQSIIDEATKKLQEINEAYELIKKEKGL
- a CDS encoding DegT/DnrJ/EryC1/StrS family aminotransferase, with the protein product MTKNIPIFRASVDNEELSQLRMVLDSKDDLSKVIEFEESMQKFIGANHAVATATSTAAIHLALSAIKLKRGDKILMSVNSFVNLPECVRHFDAEPIFVDINLDDMNIDLDKFEQVLKENSSKKLRGAIITFVGGQTPDLDRLYDIVEKYGIILIEDCRSSLGAKYKGKMVGNLRADMTIFSTNPSNSKYAISRSGIIVTNNDEIAARAKLLRTHALTTTYDSYGNLDYVYDVVDIGHKYDLSELDAAYALAQLNKTDKFVKRRKEVAAIYTKRLKDVKHIEIPPHIEENVFTQFIIKVSRNRDAFARALKERGVATGLNYIPLHLLSYYKTKYSIKITAFPNALNNYQQILSLPIYASLTDEEVNYVCDQIIEVSSEWI
- the tatC gene encoding twin-arginine translocase subunit TatC; this translates as MFEDLKPHIADLRKRLMVSAGCLIVMFFACFFFYEPILGWMMVPVEAVLPPNSQMVAVEIQETFFTALKVAFFSGFIVSLPVIFWQMWLFLAPGLYEHEKKLVVPFVFFATLMFLVGASFAYYIVVPFGFEFLVNFGSAVVTVLPSIGKYVGFFTKLLFGFGIAFELPVITFFLAKIGLVDDQMLKNFFKYAVVIIFIVASLLTPPDVLTQFLMAGPLILLYIVSIYIAKVFNPAPKYDEDEEE